Below is a genomic region from Vitis riparia cultivar Riparia Gloire de Montpellier isolate 1030 chromosome 5, EGFV_Vit.rip_1.0, whole genome shotgun sequence.
ATGAAGAAAAATTTCACAACTTGGAACattatttcttttacttcttttctttcttttctttttctttttctttttctttttgggaatTCAAGAGTAGTTTTGTCTCCTTACGGGTACATAGTAATCATAAAAggttcttttcaaaaattatttgtcGGTTTCCAATTATTAAAGGGTGAAAGATACTGTTTTGGTCAGAAAATAAGTTCTTCTATTCATCAACTCACTCTGAAGCTCTTTCTTTCTCAAGAAAATAACTTTATGTATAATGAAGTTAGAAATTGAGGCTATAGTATTTGTGATGCAGTTATCTTCTCAAGGGTCAACCCATGATGAGATCGACTTCGAATTCCTGGGAAACCTGAGTGGAGATCCTTACATCCTTCATACCAATGTATTCACTCAAGGGCAGGGCAACAGGGAGCAGCAATTCTACCTCTGGTTCGACCCCACCCGTAACTTCCACACCTATTCCATCATCTGGACCGCCCGACACATCATGTACGTGTAAACCTAAACCCACCTTCCAACTCTACTTCCATTTTTCTATAAACTAAAACTGAACTGGGTGTTGGTTTTTTCTTCAGTTTCTTGGTGGACAACGTTCCCATAAGGCTATTCAAGAATGCAGAATCAATGGGAGTTCCCTTCCCAAAGAACCAGCCCATGAGGATATACTCAAGCCTCTGGAACGCGGATGACTGGGCCACAAGAGGAGGGTTGGTGAAAACTGACTGGTCCAAGGCACCCTTCACAGCATACTACCGGAACTTCAGAGCCAACTCCTCGACCCCCACAAGTTCATTCCCTGACAGTACCTTCCAGACCCAAGAACTCGATTCCTACAGCAGAAGAAGGCTGAGATGGGTTCAGAAGAACTTCATGATTTACAACTACTGCACTGATCTCAAACGCTTTCCTCAAGGTGTCCCTGCTGAGTGTAAGCGCTCAAGGTTTAATCTCTAGAACAGTATGGGTGGAGTTTATATAAGGGTGAGGCGTGaatattattcttttgttgtttcCTCTCCATCATGGGCTTGGTGCTTATAAGTCATAAGTTACggtacaaataaattattctttgCTTTGTATGTAAGGGTTAATTATTGTCATATATCAATCTGTTTTtgtatttcaaataataatataataaattatatggtgttgtatttttggaattttggagagGACCCAGTCCAAATCAAGCAATGTCTCCAATTGAATATAGGAAGTGCATAGTCCTTTCTCTCTGTTAACGTTTTGTCTgccatgatattttatttttggcttcAAGTGAAAGGTTGAAAGGGAAGGTAAAGTCATGATTTTACATGGTAAAGTGTAATCAcaaaatgttgaaaaataatcctgacttaaaattttaatctcaGTTCATTAATGCCATGGCAATCATATATGCTACAAGTAACATGGATTttaccaaattttaaaatcatcagCCTTTAATTAATCATTGATATCAGTATTAATCATCTAAGCCAACTCGACTTGATCACAACCAAACATTTGGACTGATTTagacaatcatttttaatactagAATTAAGTTTGAGTTggattttttcaattcaaactcaatttgAGTTAGGCATAGATTAAGGTTCAAACAACTTGATCCTAGCTCGGACTTAattcaatgtttttataatatttataatgcatattatcctatataataatatttattttctttttatatttttaagaaaaaaatataaaactatattacattatatatttttctgaaattaaaacacaaagaaataaaactcaaaagaTATTCTTAAGCATGGCCCTTTCCCATGATGGGATACATATCTTTATGTCTATGGGTGTATGTGGATAAAGTAAGTTTGTTCCTCACATGTGAAGTTACAATTAAGTCTCCAGTCAAAAGCAATAAAAAAGCACATAGTAATCCACTAAAAGTAAGATTCAAATGTCAAAAGTTAAAAGTGTTACGATAAAAGTCTTTtttactattcactattcacatTATGGGTGATTACTATTCACCGTTAAAGTCAAATGTCCACAATGACCTATTGTTTCCTTTGTACTGTTTAATATTCTTGTCTTAAACTATTTAAAGATGTTCGTTCCTCATTTGTAAGCATCTTGAAATTTTCCTTAAGCCTTAAGCTcttccttctctcttctttctctctcaagaAATGTAAGCCTTCCAGATGAAAGCTTTCTTTAAAGCTTTCCTCACTTCTTCCTTTCTCTCATCCCTCCATTGTAATTTATCTCTCCTATAAAATAATGTATGTTTTCAAGCTTATgtaatatataagtttttaagttcattttctttaaatttcctttttaaatatctttgtGTTTATTCCATTCTCTCATCCCTCCATTGTAAGTTATCTCTTCTATAAGATAATGTATGTTTTCAAGCTTATGTAATATGTAAGTTTGAAGTtccttttctttaaatttctttgtttttgtattttatttcccaTTTTTCGTATCTTGTTTTGAGTTTttgcataatttattttttcattgcatATTACCTTGTCCTAGGTGtttatggtatcaaagccacgGGAAGGAAAGTCGGGtttgttttgagtttttaatcTATCCTAGGTTGGTAGCAATCTACCTGAGGCGATCCCATACCGGGTTAAGCCCGTTGTTAGCCGGTGTTAGGCGTTTTTAGGGCTGGAAAAGGGTATTGGGTGATTACTCCTTTAGGTTTGTCAATTtgctattaggctctagatTAAGACCTTAAAATGAGTTTGATTTTCAGAACCATGTGTAGGAAACCCACAGATTCTCAAGAAGTTATagtaaacagtgaagagatcaattatatATCCTAATActcaaaatgatttagatgattggaagttacccaaggtatctaatcaagaaatttataagaaatgaaccTTGAAGTTTTTTACAGACTACACCATTAAGACACTTGAACAGACCATAAGCTTAGAGCAGGAAGATCAAGTGATAAGACTCTTGAATAGTAGATCCATAGAGAAACATAAGAAAGACTACAACTTCATACAccttggtatgattcaagttgcagctaagcctttgacaagaatAGGTCTAAACACCTcaattgtcatgtgtttaagggataatagacATCTTGATTATTAAGATTCTATTATTGGAGCAATCCAAACAGGATTGAATCATGGTCCTGTTTACCCTAACTTCACAGTTATATTAAGATTTGTTGATATCCTAGATTCGATTGTCCTCCATGTTAAGACCCATGAATTTAAGTTTAAGGAAGGAAACAGTCTTGTTTCCATCATCACAAGATTTGCCTATAAGAGTATGACCACAAGCGTTGGATTCAAAGCATTGTGCACCAGTCCTAAGGGTGAAACTATTCTCTTCCACTTAGATGTCCTAAACAAGTCAAACTTCATAATCCCCAAAAAGATCATGTGGAATGAGGTTGAGTTTCCATATTCATGACATTTTGCCAATGTCGTTCCAACCATAGAACAAAAACCTAAGATGattgaacaaattgttcaatacCCAAATGGAGGTGGAGATTTGGTTTTCTCCAACTCATTCAAACATTCTAGTAATCCtagaatttcaaattatgaGTCTTCCAGAGCATCAAGCTCATCTATCCCAATAAGGACCACTAGGGTAGAAGAAGCATCCACTTCAACAAATCCTAATAACATTAAGCTAAAAGGTGTCAAGAGTCACACCAACCTTGTCAAACCCTTTTACACagaggaaaatgagtctacCCAAGGATCACAACAAGATGAATCACCGGATATGTCTCCCACATATTCGCAAATGATTAACACCATAAGTGAAGAGTTTGAAATTGATAAGAATCTCTTAAGACAAGAATTCTATTTAGAAGCCAATGAGGAAAATAGAGTTTGGTTCTTTAGCAACCTAAAAAACCTTAGAATCCTCTACTAAGAAGAATTTTACACATAATtaagaaatgaacaaaaaaatgttacgTATTGGAtctggtttgaactcttcaaacaaaagGAATATCCAAAGTACACAAGTAGGCGTATTAACAACACATCTACAAAAACTAAGATATGGAAAACTAGTGATGACATTGTCATAGAATCCATTCACCCTTCAAAAGCTAAGATAGATAAGAATATTAATGGTACAATAATAAGAGCTTCACTTTTCAAGACTAAGCCAGAGGATAAAGAAACTGTTAGTGTAGTAGATGTTAAGAGAATCATGGAACAAAACAACTACACTAATATGTTTCTTAAGACTCTAGGTGATCAACTCAACAGGATTGAGGAGATTATTGAAACTTAAGATCATGTTAAGACATCTTTTGTTAAGAAAGATAATAAGCCTTTATTTAAGtcgtttgaattctctaaaaaattccaagaaaatccttATGTTAATCAagaattaatagaaaagattagtaaaaaggtaaaagatAGTGTAATTGTCCCAGAGACACCTCAACCATCTCATAGGAGAATTATTgttattgatgatgaaattaGTTATGCAGCAAAGACTAATGAACTAATCAAAATCTTTAAGGAATCACAAGACCAAGGAGTTTTAGGAATTATACATAGCCAAGATTTTGATTAGTTCATTCCCTAAGACTAGGAATTTCTGCCTTAGGCCAACATTTCCTAATATGCAGTATGAGAAAAGAAACCAGTACACTCAAGCTCTTACACTAGTGGAACCatttatgaatgaaatataGATGGTATGACtgagtataacatactcactaagcttcaagagATGATCATGGTTAGCACAACTtataagttaaacaataaaCCGTTAGATCATGTTGTAGTTTAGACACTTGTTGTTGGGTTACAAGTCAACTAAAAGGATGGTGGGATAACTATCTCACACTTGATGATAAGAATGGTATCCTAAGAGCCTATAGGATAAATGAGGACAATGAAGTTGTTAAAAACGAATAAGGacaagatatagaggatgcagtggctactctaatctTTTCAATATCGAAACAATTCATTGGAGATCCTGTAAAAGTTAAAGACAAGATTGTAAatctcttaaccaaccttaagtgtcccAAACTTCATGACTTTTGATGGTATAGAGACATATTCCTTACCAAAGTCATGTTAAGACCAGACTATAATCaatatttttggaaagaaaaattcatctcaagATTACATAGacttttctttgaaaatattatgattAAGATGATGGAACAATTtaatggtcaaatcccttatgataaaCTGACTTATGGAGAAATTATAAGCATTGTTACAACAAAATGAATAAGTCTGTGCAATGACTTTAAGCTTAAGCAACAAATAAAATCTGAACATAAGATCTACAAGAATGAGTTTGGCACATTTTGTAGCCAGTTTAGGTTTAGTCAAAAGGAAACCAAGTCTCCTTTTAAGCAACGTAAAAAAAGATAAGTAGCAAGAAAACCCAATAGGGAAAACTTTTATCATAACAAGAAAGGTACTCATGGGAAGTACAGAATGAATGAAACCAAGAGATCAAGACACATTCAAATGAGGATGAACAAGGAAgcatagaaaaaactaaaaacccTTTTACAATCTAACCCAATTATTTTAAGTGTGGTAAGGTAGACCACTATAAGAAAGATTGTaactttaataagaaaattaataacttaaatgtttccaaagaattaaaaaatatgttttgcaAAGTAATGTTAAATTCCTCATAATCTAAATTAGAGACTAATTTAGATCATGAAGACAATATTAATCAACTAGATACTGATGAAGACACTTTGAGTCAAACATCTAGTGATCCGGAAGATTGTATTAAGGGCAATTGTGATTACCATCTGATTGGAACCAAAATATGTGCTTTAATGACACATATTAGATATAGTTTGTGAACCTAAAGAcactcaaatcacccaacttgaccttaatcgatgctaaggccctaaccatgagtttaacttatattttggggatttatctcaggttcaagggaagaaaagggtgcaagttgaatcactttagattttgaaagatcaagaaagggttaaataaggaaataagtgagttaagactcatggaccatgaggaaaggcaagacaaggatatcatgagtttggaggatgagaaatgaccattatggagtaataaaaaatgcaagaaaacatgagaaatgaggcatgaagcaagattcagctgcatgaaaatttagaactcaaaatatGGTGGTAAcatatactctgactttgaggaaaaatttggaatactttccaaagtccattttatacatactatatatcatttcaaattttgagaaGTCAaaagtccaacgcttcaaacagtgtgcaaatcaaagttgaaatgaagaagttatgaccatttgaagacaactgtgCAAAGTTAAAGGGCtatttcgaaatgattttgaattcaacttatgaatttgaaatccaacttatgaattcgaaatccaattcaaaatgaccccaatttcgaattcacccactttCACTTTGATGTTTTGCCCCCTGTACCTTGGGAATTACTTCTAGAGCACTTCATCCACCCTAAGTGGGCCctacacgactagaaatcacaatttatttttttatttttttagtcattttaggtaattattttgtaataattagtggccaatgagagtgtgtcacatgttaggtaattgatgatattatataaactctcttagttctaggttttagggatctttgaTCTTTTTccggagagtttgacattgaaggtggaagaagacgagaactttggtttgttttctttttcttttttattaaatatattatttttagttttttttttaattcaaattatggatttttatcctattatggattgtgaatgtgacatcactcccatgagaggctaagaagCCAACTTGAGgtttgaagcatgaaaacctaagggctaggaaacatataaggacaatgggtaaattattataacaatgagattaattattggttaagtgaaaatttatcattttttttttgtcctatccttgtgagttagtttagagaatgatacggtaggttattacccaatactagtgattcttggtaattattGATCGTTAGTTATCTTTGTCTTCCCCATTATTATTTGCCCCAAAACGAAGTTATAAGGAGTAGGAAaggttaaaaagtcaaatcttaaactggtaatcaatttcattcatttgaaggttttaggaatctgttttaaaaatgaaaaattaggttttagaTGCGTTTTTGAGTtataaaactcaagttgatcgCGATGGGCCAAAAATCCCAAAACCTTAAGATCACTTTACTTAAGAAACCTTTGTTCTCTCTATTTCTATACattaagttggattgtggaaagcccCAAAATTGAAtcgattgaattaaaaatcaatatttattcattttattaatttgattattttacttagtttcacttcattcacatattatttttcactttaggatttaaacaaaaacaatttatttattctaatattgacaatttccataagtTCGTCCCTAAAGGCGATACTCGGAGTACTACAAAAGCTATAGTGactttttctttagtttttcttgactAGAGTTGCTAAGTAAAAAGACTAattattttggtacaatagagaagttCGGTCACCatcctaaaactataaatgtcataagccaagaaCAAGAATTAGTTCTagatgttttaagaaaagtagaAGATGAAACTGTTAAGCAAGAactttttgaagtttttaagaaatatgTCCATAAGCCAAAAATTAAGAAGGTTGTAAGTCCTTATAACctaaatgaaattttaacaagatttaatcaaaattcCCCCAAAGACATAACCATTAGGGATCTTCAAGAAGAAATAAGCCAGTAAATGAAGGAAATTCAAGATTTAAGACAATTCACAAGTTTAGGTTTTACAAACCTCTAAGACCATATCAACAAGATTGTTGTTAACCAAGGAAACCTTGAAGAGGTTCCAAAATCTTCACAAGTGAATGAAAAAGTGGCAAATTCATACTTGAATATTGTTAGCAGGGTTATTTTCCAAAAGTGATAAGTCTTCCTAACTATAGTAATCAAGGATAAATTTGTCATTGATACAGTTGCTCTGATTGATTCAGAAGCAACTTCAAATTGCCAACAAGAAGGTTTAGTACCAACCCAGTTTTATGAGAAAACTAAGCAAGCACTTTTAGGAACCAATGGTAAAAGACTTACATTGATTACAAGTTGTCAAATGCGCACATTTGTAACCAAGACATTTGTATTAAGTAAACATTCATTCTAGTTAGAGACTTGAAAGAAAAGGTTCTCTTAGGAGTACCCTTTTTAAACTCCATCTACCCTATTAAAGCAAATAACCAAAGTATAAGAGCAACACTCTTAGATAAGGAAATTCTCTTTGAGTTCACTAATCCACCTAATGAATATCATATAAATACTTTAAGGGATCAGGTGATTAAggctaaagaaaatcaagttaatCTTTTAAGACAAGAAATTAATCTTGTAAGAATTGAAGAACAATTAAGAGTTAAGAAAACTCAAGATGCAGTagaaatatttaagaataagaTTGTTAGAGAAGTTTGCTCTAACATTCCTAATGTGTTTTGGCATAGGAAGCAGAATGAGGTAAAGTTACCTTATGAACCAAAttttagtgagaaaaatattcCCACTAAAGCCCGACCTATCCAGATGAATAAGGATTTAGTAAGCTATTGTGAAAAGGAAATCCAGGATCTTGAtaagaagttgaaaaaaaagtctcgatgtttgttttttagttaaatagacaaagccaaaatatttgatttttttttttattaagctaaaagtaatttgttgacATCATTCAAcataactaaaatgaacttgttatcGATAGGTTcagtttagttatgttggatgatgtcaacaagttacttttaacttaatagaaaaaaccaaatattttggctttttctattcagccaaaaaacaaacactacctaagTCTCCTTAGGGTTGTTTAGTCTTCTAtgtttagaaacaaattgaatTAGAAAGAAGAACACCTAGGCTAGTAATCAATTACAAGCATCTTAATGATGCATTAAGATGGATTAGGTATCATATTCCAAATAAGGAAAACCTCCTTCAAAGGTTAGTTAAGTCTAAGTTttttctaagtttgatatgaaatcaggattttggcaaatccagattatagaaaaatataggTATAAGACATCCTTTGTGGTACCCTTTGGATATCATGAATGGAACGTAATGCCCTTTGGTCTTAAGAATGCCCCTTCGGAATTCCAAAGCATAATAAGTGAAATCTTTAATCGGTTTTCTGATTTCATCATTGTCTACATTGACGATGTTTTGGTATACTTTACATTCGTAGAACAACATTGGAAACATCTCAATAAGTTTGTCCAGGCCGTTAAAGAAAATGGTTTAAGCTTGACAACCACTAAGATTAATCTGTTTCAGACTAAGATAAGATTCCTAGGTCATCATATTTACTAAGGAACCATTACTCCTATTCAAAGATCAATCCAATTTGCTGATAAGTTTCCTGATGAGATTAAGAGTAAGAAACAATTACAACGTTTCTTAGGAAGCCTTAATTATGTGTTA
It encodes:
- the LOC117913869 gene encoding xyloglucan endotransglucosylase/hydrolase 2-like; this translates as MGSSSNGYSVFLLLFAVVVATASASNFYQDFDLTWGDNRAKIFNGGQLLSLSLDQASGSGFQSKKEYLFGRIDMQLKLVAGNSAGTVTAYYLSSQGSTHDEIDFEFLGNLSGDPYILHTNVFTQGQGNREQQFYLWFDPTRNFHTYSIIWTARHIIFLVDNVPIRLFKNAESMGVPFPKNQPMRIYSSLWNADDWATRGGLVKTDWSKAPFTAYYRNFRANSSTPTSSFPDSTFQTQELDSYSRRRLRWVQKNFMIYNYCTDLKRFPQGVPAECKRSRFNL